CTGGTTTTGTTTGCAAGCGGCTTATTGATCCATTAATACTATGCATCTAACTTTTCCTTACACTTGTTTTCCAGGTACCTCCAGAACTCcgcaaaatatttttgaaaggaATTGATGAGGGAGCACAAATTAAAGCGATGCCAACAAAGAGAATGGAAGCTACTTTGAGCGAAAAGCAAGGAGTGATTGTGTTGGGAGATGCATTCAACATGCGTCACCCAGCGATTGCCTCTGGAATGATGGTTGTATTATCTGACATTCTCATTCTACGCCGCCTTCTCCAGCCATTGCGAAACCTCAGTGATGCAAATAAAATATCAGAAGTTATTAAGTCATTTTATGTCATCCGAAAGGTGAGATACTAATCTATGAGCCTAAAACCAAATACTAGTATTTAAAGATTACTATATAATTTAAAGtaattatatcatttttataattttaaggaGACTAGTTTCGCATCACTAATGATGCTTGCAACCTCAAAATGTTTAAAAAGAATGCATGATTTTGAATGTGAAGCCAATGTCAGCGACGGTGAACACACTAGGAAATGCATTTTCTCAAGTGCTAATTGCATCTACGGACGAAGCAAAAGAAGCGATGCGACAAGGCTGTTTTGATTACCTCTCTAGTGGCGGCTTTCGCACGTCAGGAATGATGGCTCTGCTCGGTGGCATGAACCCTCGACCACTCTCTCTCATCTTTCATCTATGTGGTATTACTCTATCCTCCATTGGTCAACTGCTCTCTCCATTTCCATCTCCTCTTGGCATTTGGCATAGCCTCAGACTTTTTGGTGTAAGTCATTATCTCCCTCCCTATGTTATTAACATGTTTTTCTTtgtgttaaatattttttatataatttacaattGAATTTTGACATTTTCTTGTTGCTTATGTGTATCCCTAGTTGTCTATGAAAATGTTGGTTCCTCATCTTAAGGCTGAAGGAGTTAGCCAAATGCTGTCTCCAGCATACGCAGCCGCGTATCGCAAAAGCCATATGGCCACAACCGCTCTCTAAGCATCGATGATAAGAACCGCGAATGATACTATGACATATTTGGGGCGCTAGTATTTTGTGGTTTTGCATCCGTTAAAATGTGTTGCTGTGtgtttaatattatttgtacTAACTGGAAAATACCCGTGGGTATATtctaaatgtataaaatattgtGATAAATAAAACGACTTGGACGTGTGGCTTTCATTTGCTTACATGAAGTTTTGTCTTCATGTACTGAAAATAGAATTAAGGTCCTAAGAGGAGAGAATCTATGAAAATACTAACCATTCAAATTTTGTCACATAATAGTGATAGATCAATTTTATCTTTAGCAataattgtaatattttgatgaaattttaaaataaccaatttgcatctattctattaaattagaATCTTATTGTGAAACTAGCATTTACTTAACGTGCTTATCACAATATATGTCATTGGATTTTGTACTTTGCCTAGAGGCTTTCACTAATGGTATAATTTTCTTTCACAAATTGGTAATATACAATATTATAAGACATTTATTAAAGCTGATTAAAAACCATAGAATTAACACACCATCACACATCTTTTTATACCATTATATACACCATTAACTATTCGTTAATTATAACTATATTAACATCATGACGTTAACAACATATATTACCCTATGTGTGTTCATATGCCACCATCAAACAATTCACTGAAACCATATTCAGTTGGATCTTGTGTTGGACCAAGTTCAAGCAAATCTTAGAGATGAGATAGAGTAAAAaagctaaaataataataaaacaataatggTCAGTTATTAATAATGACATTTAATTTAGGATTGTGAGGCCTTGTTTCATGTTAGGACAGTATGAAATTTCAACAAAAACGACTTAAGGGGTACAAAATTGATATTCACGAAACACTTGGACTTTCAGGTAGTGTttaagaatataatattttaaattgagtTGAATcataatttgataaaataatataaccGGTTTTTAAAAGGCTACGTTGATGCTGGTCAAGCCACTAGTTTAAACTGGGTCCCACTGTAGATGAGAAGACCATCCACGTGTATATTACCTGATCCATAACCACCAGCCTCGCCCTTGggaaatatcttctcctccACTATAAATACGCCACGTCATCTTCTCGCTATTTCCGCTTGTGCGCAATCTCGCAACCGTTAGTTTCTTATAAAACCTTTGTGGCCGTTGGATCTTCCTGAGTGCCAAACTTATACTTTATTTCCACTTTTTACTTTATTCTTCGAGTTTATTGCACATATAGCTTTTTATTGTCCCTTTATCGACAAAAGACTACAATAAGAATTTGGATGACAATAGCACAAGTTGATGGTTTTGACTGGATGGTAAATATGGAGTAAGCTTTTACtcaaaatttaactaaaatcCTACCAATCaagataaatattattttaaaatttaaagctaaatattgtttttaagtgTCTATCCAGATTTTGTTgacaaaatagaaaaatattataaattctaCTTTTGAATTTGCAATAGAAATACAATTAAcgataatttttttcatatttcaattttttttctgttttttttattttttcatttactttGTATTACTCTAAAGTTTATCAATCATAACCAATATGATATTTTAAGATCTAAACTTATATTTCTACTTACGCTTATTATAATCAGAACAAAACCGCAAACTTTACAAAATTAACATACTTTGATTATATagaaaaccataaaataaattgTGCCAAAAGAATTATTGACATATATGATAGAAATTCACTTGTATTTTGATTAGTAATAATAGACTATCACTCGCAAAAGCgtttcatattaaaattttgtatattatcGAATAATATCCAGCGTTGACAATAAATTAGTATGGCACTAAACCAAAAAGTATAGATAGATAGACTATCCATCCATAGATTAAGACAAGAGGGGGTTTACAtttgattaaataaaaacttttggGGTTAAAGAATAAGATTCGAAAAACATACGGCGGTAAATTGTCATTAAATTGTGGACACACGTAGAAGATTCAGAGacacatattttaatattcgACTCCAAATTATAATTctcttttctatttaaaaaatcgATGAAGCAGAATCTCATCGGACGAAGGAAGAATCTCCGACACGGCGAAGGTACGCTTTCCGACAATCGAACATTAGTTTCTAAGTGAGCGAGATGCATTCAAAATGTTAAATCTTTTGCTTCCTTCTCTGTGTATAGTTCTTGATCAGTTGCTTCCTCTCTTGTCTCTCTGTGTTGACTTTGTGTTCGATCATGCTCACTCACTAAAGTTTCCAACTTTGCATGCGGGTTCTCTTTGATTCGAACTAATTCGAATTGGGTTTCTCTCCATATCTCTTATGATGTTGCTGTTTGATTTTGTGATGTCGAATTGCCTTCTCTGTGTACAGTTGTTGATCAGTGGCTTCCTCTCTTGTCTCTGTGTTGTTTGTATGTGATGCTCACTAAAGTTTCCACCTTTGCATGTGGGTTCTATGTGATTCGTTGATCAGTGATTGTTATGCCTTTGTGACCTTTTAAATGAATATGAGGATGAGACAAGTTTCTTTGCTGCAGCAAGATTTGACCACAAGTGAAGCTGCAAAGGATTTTAGATTGTGATGGGAGTTGTGTTTATTTCAAGCTCAGCTGCAAGATCTCCTCTCGGGTTAAGCACCGATCTTTTAACACACCGGTCCTCACTCAAAAAGCTGCCATCCATCGTTGCTTTCAAAGCAGATGAGTCCACCAACTCATCTTTGATCGTTCCTCGTGAGCAAGAGAAGCACAAGGAGAAGAGAGTAGTAACTAAGAGAAAGCCCTCTAAAGACCAGAACTTGCCTCCTTTAGGGTTAGATTACAATGAAGCTGCTGCAAGACTAGAAAGCATTTACAAGCTTAGTCCTCCTGCAACATCAGTGGAAGAGGATGTTATTGATGCTTCTAAAGGGAAAGTTTcacggaggaggaagaggaaagAGAGTGGCGGCGGCGAAGAGAAGAAAGTAGTTGTGAGGAGTAATGTGAAGAAGGAAAAGAGACTGAATCTTGATAAACGGATTGCGTTGAAGAGAAACGTTCAAGAGAAACCAGTTATTATTGCCTCTGCTAAGAAGAAAGTAACAAGGAGGCAGCAAGAGGAGGAGAAGATCGAGAGGCTTGTGAGAGACTACTCGGCTTCTAATGATGTAGTCAGCTTGGACTGGAAGAAAATGAAGATACCTCCTGTTCTTTCTTCCACTGAACATACTTGGTTGTTTAAGTTGATGCAACCTATGAAGGTACTCTTCTAACTTTGTTTTTCTCTCTTATAACAAAGTTAAtctatgttcaaaaaaaaatattgatataacttttatatttatacatttatattagatattttagttttttgtgtctaactataaaatgattttgatttataaaattagatatacaaaacaaaattagttaatattatggttttagactaatattattttttcattaaacaGATTTAGACTAATTTAGATCGATTTAACACGGTTTAAGCAGATTTAAATCGGATAAATCTTAACCGAGTTTTAGAACATTGTTAAATCTTAAGTATGGTTATTACAGATGCAATATAAGCTGACAATGTTGGGTGTTTAACGTTCAGGCTCTTCTTGAAGTGAAAGATGAATTGCAAAAGAGCTTGGGAAAAGAGCCTAGGGAAGCTGAAATAGCTAGAGAGATCAATATGAGTGTGGCTgaagtgaaaaagaaaatcaaagttGGTAAAGCTGCAAGGAACAAACTTATTAAGGTGAGAGTCTCAAAAGATTTTAACTTTCTTGCAAAAGCTATTACTATGGACATAACTCTTGTTCTCTTGCATTTGCAGCACAATCTCCGCCTTGTCTTGTTTGTTATGAACAAATACTTTCAAGACTTCACCAACGGACCAAAGTTCCAAGACCTCTGTCAAGCCGGTATGAAAGGGCTTATCACAGCTATTGACCGGTTTGAACCAAAAAGAAAGTTTCGTCTTTCTACTTATGGTTTGTTTTGGATTAGACATGCCATCATACGGTCTATGACAACCTCGAACTTCACTCGTGTCCCATTTGGACTTGAATCGGTACGTTACACACTCCTTTAGGTAGTACTAGATTGTTTTTGCAGGGACCTTACATGTTGATTCCATTCAGGTTAGAGTGGAGATCTATAAAGCAAAGATGGAGCTATTGTTTGAGCTGGGAAGACTCCCTACAGAGGAAGAGGTTGTTGAGAGACTCAAGATATCACCTGAGAGATACCGTGAAGTGTTGAGAGCCGCAAAACCGGTTTACTCGCTGAACACAAAACATTCGGTTACTCAAGAAGAGTTTATCAATGGAATCACGGATGTTGATGGTGTAGGAGCTGATAACAGAATACAACCTGCTCTTCTCAGGCTAGCTCTTGACGATGTGGTAAGTTTCAACCCTTCATCTCTTTAGACAATCATCAGGACTTAAATTAGTTTTGGCCTAATGTCAATCATCAGGACTTAAATTAGTTTTGGcctaatgtttttaaaacaagTTCGAAAGTTGAACCAGATAATTATTTGGGtcacggttcaatatggttcgacCCGGTTGAACCTGGTtcacaattttatatataaactaattttaacatataaattttaaaataatgttagtcaatacgatatataattagaatatgaataaatatcaaatataaaacattataaatattgttgacaaaaaaaacattataaatattaactaagTGTCTTTGTTCTTTCTGTCatgaatttttgataattcTGATGGTTTTTATCCGGTTCAGTAATTTTAAGACTCAACCCGGCTATCtgaatttttttacttttcatggTAGAACTTGGTCCGACCATTGGGTCAGTCCGATTCTAAAAACACTGGTTTTGGGTTAATAAGCATCATTGATCGCGTTTTATTCTTCAGCTGGATTCATTGAAGCCTAAAGAGAGTCTAGTTATTCGACAAAGATACGGTCTTGATGGGAAAGGAGACAGGACACTAGGAGAGATAGCTGGAAATCTCAACATCTCCAGAGAAATGGTGAGGAAACATGAAGTCAAGGCCTTGATGAAGCTCAAGCATCAAGCTCGAGTTGATTACCTCCGTCAATACATCAtctgaaaccaaaccgaactgaaccggCCCACTCAACCATTTGAACGTGTACTTGGTATGGTTTCCTACTTCAAACCGTATTATAACGTTGGTATAGTTTGTGTATATGTTAATCAGAGTTACTTATAGCTGCGTAAATTTGATCCGTGAATAGTAATTGTTGTATTATATCATTGTACTAAACAGATACCAAAAAAGTTATACATGTAAAGTCTGAGACTTGGTAtacaatattttacaaaacCGAGCCGGTGTTATctgttgtttccttttatttGGTAGTTATTTCGACCTAAGAGAGTGGAATCAACAGGACCGGGTTTTATAGAAATTCTATTCAACAAAAATTTGCAGGAAAGCTGTGAAAGAAGCTCTAATTTTACCGGTTCTGAGACCGGTTAGATTGAAATTTGAATAGCTTAGAACCGGTTTTGAACATGCTGAAGTTTCGTAGAAGAGTTTAGTCGACAGTAATGTGACACCGTTGATTTACAGAGCCTATAATACGCCAACGAACCGGTAATACCTGTTGTTATACATGTAAAGTCTGAGACATGGTATACACTATTTTACAAAACCGAACCGGTATTACctgttgtttccttttatctGGTAGATATTTTGACAGAACCGGTTTGTATAGTTTTATTCAACAAAAATTGCAGGAAAGCTTTGAAAGAAGGTCTGATTTAACCAGTTTGGAGACTGGTTCGATTGAAATTTGAATAGCTTAAAACCGGGTTGAGCATGCTGAGAAGATTCGTAGAAGAGTTTAGTCGACATTAATGTGCCGTTGATTTGCAGAGTCTATAATACGGCAACGAACGAACGTTTTGGTATTTGGCTCCTCAAATCGTAATAGTCATGCCGTATTCAATTGATGAGTGGTTTTGAGGTCCATTTGATATATACACAAACACTTAGTtctataatacatatttgaaatggaagcttgatatatatatattacttttttGGTCAAACGTGGAAGCTTGATAATTGATATTATTCACAGTGTATTTTGTAATTACGAGTCacagtaaattttttttgtaattttctatatattagaTGAGAAATGTGCCTATAAAtcagtttaatatatatatttgtgtccTTACgacctttttttttacaaaaagatTTATCAATGGATCACACTAGAATGGTCAAATACCAATATCATCACAAATTCTTAGTCGCAGTTCCATTGTTATTCTAATTATTCTCTAATGATGGTGATGTGATGTAGTTTTAACGACCGTAATGTAAACGCCATGTATGTTTGTGTTTACGTGGAGTTTGTATCTACTGCGCGGTAACGTCTGTGTTATTTGTTAGTTAGATGTTAAAATTTGTATGTACTGACGATGAGGTTTTACAAATAATAATCCATTAGTACTGGCAAGTTAGAACACAAGTTTTTCGGATCTTTCTTTCTAACTGATCTTGAAGAAGACGATGTTCCAATAACAAAAGTCTCAAATGACTGTGATTGTGATTATGGGTTTGCTGATCGTGTTAACTGCGAATCTAGACGCTAAGTGCTTTATATTGTGTTGTAGaacttctataattttttttgcgaTTAAGGAGTCCACTTCCAAGTCTCAGTCAATGGGAAAAGTTTAGGTAATCAAATATGGAATaggttttaattatttttctctttgtcATTTCCAGAGGTATTTCTATACATAGTGCTACATTGCACTCTTACATAGTAACCATGTACATTTTATTATATGAGTAACtaatttaaatcaattaatgAGTTTTGTGGAATAAGATACGATATATTAGATCTTCTTCTGGATTTCGAATTCAGGACTACCCTTGTAGTTAGTATTAGTAATGGACCTCATGGTCGTGTCACCATTTAATTTCAAACATTACCGTAGATGGTAAAATTACGTAAGTTACTAAGCGGATGTGTTTCTGTTAcagcaaaattattttttaaaaataaattatgttcatggtaataattaaattatgtgCCTAATATAAAACCAGATCGTAAGGCAAATCCAGAAACCAAAAAAGGATCGAGAAGCATAGAACTGGTCAGCAGGTTGGACTTTCCAAATTATTGACCAAAGACCAGTCACACCTCTCCATTACATTACTCCCACATCAGCTTTCCTCGTTCTTCAGTCAAAAAGTCAAACTCTATCTCTCTCACACAATCCTCTTTATATTCCCCTCTTTCAAATATATCTACAAGCCATGCACAATACACATACATCCCCTTTCATAACATATAACCTTTCATAATATTTTGTACCGCGTTTAATCCATATTTTTCACCTTTTTAACGTAATGGAGAGGAATAATAATGGTAGAGAGtgggagaagatgaagaaagagCTCAACGAACTGATGACAGAAGGTAGAGATTATGCTCACCAGCTCAAGTCTCAGCTTGGCTCTACTTCATCTCAAGAATCACGTGAACATTTGGCCAAGAAGATTCTTGAATCTTACCACAAGTCTCTTACCATTATGAATTACTCCGGCGAACTCGACCTAGTCTCTCCCCATTCCCACGGTACAGGGAGCCCCAAGAGCGATGATTCTGATCATCAAGAACCACATATCATCCAAAGGTATATCCATATGTATAAACTATACATAATGTATGGTTTCATTTCTCAACATGTAATATGCGGATTTGAATTTGGATAAAGACATAACTAGGATACTATAGCTAGGGTAAACCGTTAATTACATGTCTTGTTCTAATGtgcttttttatttatatattgtttttcataaacttataatttttttgaaaatgtgaATTTTTAAATGACATCAAGTTCGAAGAAGTCAATGCCAAGGTGGACCCGAAAAGTCAGAATTGGCTCTGGAGTTGTGATTGACAGAGCGCTTGATGATGATGGGTTCAGTTGGAGAAAGTACGGCCAGAAGGATATCCTAGGAGCCAAGTTTCCCAGGTTAGTCTCGTAATTACCTCtggaattattattttttcccgGCTTAGACCATCTTCAATcaatttctatatattttttttaaaaataaattattataaaaatggtTTGACAGAAATATGATtccttatatattttataagaaatataaaaaatctgtcataaatgtaaaaagacttctatatatagagtttcctccatttctttttaaaaatatagatattgaCTGGAGATGATCATTAGTCATTCGTTTAATATCCACCCACAAATATCATGTCCAAAAATATGACAGAAACATTGTATAAAACTAGTACCAAACTTCTATAATTAATATCTTacgagaaaaagaaaatatatttctgGTACAGGGGATACCATAGATGCACGTATAGAAAATCTAAAGGATGCGAAGCCACCAAACAAGTCCAGAGATCCAACGAAGATCCGATGCTTTTTGAGATTATTTACCGAGGAATACATTCTTGCTCCCAAGCGTCAAATTTTGGTTCAATCATTCCGGTACAAGTTCTTGAACCAAACCAGACACAAGAACAAGAAAATCTTAAGATCGTGAAGGCAAGTCTAGACACTGGTCATCACAACTACAATCATCAAGCACATTTGCATCAAACTCTTAACTATCCTTTGCCCTCTACCCTAAATCTAGAGAGTAACAATGTGATGCTTCAAGAGAAGGATCACAACATTGGTTTCCTCGGATCTACGAGTTATAGTGATGCCAACTACAATTTTCTGGCTTCTCACGATGCTGGCTCTGCTTCTCACTCTACATCAAACTCTCCGTCCACCGTCGGTTTGGAATCTCCGTTTGAAAACTTTGGTCCAAGTCATCTATTCGGAGGTTTTGGAGGGTTCTACTCTTAATTCATCACTAAAAGATGGAATGAAACTTTACGTAATCTCTACATTAAAGATGAATAGTTATTCATAATAGCTAATCAATATCCAATTCAGTAATGCTACTTAATTTCCCAATTAATCatcatgtgttttgtttttttttcgttttgtttaaataaGCTTTACAGTGGAACTGATAATTGTTTGAGttttaatcagttttaattattaaatttgatttataaagAATAACATTTTAAGTTTCTGAATATGGGAATGAAGAAAAAGTAAATCGATCGATGAAATATATTTCCAACAGTTGAACGCACATCGACTTTATAGAAATGAACTTCAAAATTGTATACtccaaaaataagaaaacctCGTTAATTTCTCTACCACATATAAATCTTTTCTGGTCTCTATTTAATTATAATCAAAAcgagaaaatataattaaactaaATAGAGACCAATATTAAAATGATAGAAGGATCAATGGATGAGATAAGTAAGGACCAATGCCACCAACATAAGGAGATATGCTATGCCTTGGTCTATTGTTGTTCCTGCAATATTGTGGTCCAAAATTAACCATCCGAGATAAATATAGTATTTGCAATATTCGTGGGAGAAACTGAAGAAAAGAGAGTTCTATAATTGTATATTTGTTGTAGTTCATACGCGTTTTTTCTACTTAAACCATTTTgagagcataaatgtttttgagAACTTTAGTATATACATACTGTACCATTTTTAACTTACCATCGCTTGTCGGAGCTGGAGCAGGAGCTGCTGATTGAGCATGTGCCATTGACAACAAAATAGAGGAAACTACAGCTAGGATTGTAAGAACTCCGAAGAAAAGCCTTGAAACCgacattttgaagtttatgtttccTCCCTTTCCCTCTTCACTTTAATTACTTTgatatataagaaattatatATTCAGCTATATAATATCTTTTTGCTGTTATCAAAGGTTCTCCCCTCTCTTAATTTCTAGAGAGGGAAGAACAAGGGAGAGATAAAAAGGACGGAAAGGAAAAGTTAATGAGAACTCTAGGCAGAACGATGTAAAGAGGTAATGGGATTCATGGGAGCTTCTTTTGATATTGAACAATTATTTTCTACTTTATGGACTACCCTCATCTCTCGGGCAAAACTCATTTTTGCTCCACAATTATTG
The nucleotide sequence above comes from Brassica napus cultivar Da-Ae chromosome A9, Da-Ae, whole genome shotgun sequence. Encoded proteins:
- the LOC106366017 gene encoding RNA polymerase sigma factor sigE, chloroplastic/mitochondrial — encoded protein: MGVVFISSSAARSPLGLSTDLLTHRSSLKKLPSIVAFKADESTNSSLIVPREQEKHKEKRVVTKRKPSKDQNLPPLGLDYNEAAARLESIYKLSPPATSVEEDVIDASKGKVSRRRKRKESGGGEEKKVVVRSNVKKEKRLNLDKRIALKRNVQEKPVIIASAKKKVTRRQQEEEKIERLVRDYSASNDVVSLDWKKMKIPPVLSSTEHTWLFKLMQPMKALLEVKDELQKSLGKEPREAEIAREINMSVAEVKKKIKVGKAARNKLIKHNLRLVLFVMNKYFQDFTNGPKFQDLCQAGMKGLITAIDRFEPKRKFRLSTYGLFWIRHAIIRSMTTSNFTRVPFGLESVRVEIYKAKMELLFELGRLPTEEEVVERLKISPERYREVLRAAKPVYSLNTKHSVTQEEFINGITDVDGVGADNRIQPALLRLALDDVLDSLKPKESLVIRQRYGLDGKGDRTLGEIAGNLNISREMVRKHEVKALMKLKHQARVDYLRQYII
- the LOC106364071 gene encoding probable WRKY transcription factor 30 — encoded protein: MERNNNGREWEKMKKELNELMTEGRDYAHQLKSQLGSTSSQESREHLAKKILESYHKSLTIMNYSGELDLVSPHSHGTGSPKSDDSDHQEPHIIQSSKKSMPRWTRKVRIGSGVVIDRALDDDGFSWRKYGQKDILGAKFPRGYHRCTYRKSKGCEATKQVQRSNEDPMLFEIIYRGIHSCSQASNFGSIIPVQVLEPNQTQEQENLKIVKASLDTGHHNYNHQAHLHQTLNYPLPSTLNLESNNVMLQEKDHNIGFLGSTSYSDANYNFLASHDAGSASHSTSNSPSTVGLESPFENFGPSHLFGGFGGFYS
- the LOC106364072 gene encoding arabinogalactan protein 41, with translation MSVSRLFFGVLTILAVVSSILLSMAHAQSAAPAPAPTSDGTTIDQGIAYLLMLVALVLTYLIH